The Candidatus Liberimonas magnetica genome window below encodes:
- the tatC gene encoding twin-arginine translocase subunit TatC — protein MPDLKKLTILDHLEELRTCLFVCLLYLAIGTGIGFFISSYFFELLKAPLKNSVDNLILLKPTEAVVVYFKIALFLGAIISSPGIFHQVWKFVKPGLPENISSSFTVWLVPIITLFLAGIVFTYFVILPAGLTFLVNLSKKIANPMFTLDSYISFILSIILLGGVVFEMPVLSAFLAQAGILRSSFMKRKRKEAFFGLLVIAAVITPTTDIFNMMLFALPMLALYEISILAVVFIEKTKKRLLINPAISDYVD, from the coding sequence ATGCCTGATTTAAAAAAACTGACCATTCTTGACCATCTGGAAGAACTGCGCACCTGCCTTTTTGTATGCCTGCTCTACCTTGCCATTGGAACAGGCATCGGATTTTTTATATCATCTTATTTTTTTGAGCTGCTGAAAGCCCCCCTAAAGAACAGCGTAGATAATTTAATACTCCTTAAACCCACCGAGGCAGTCGTAGTCTATTTCAAGATCGCATTATTTTTGGGCGCCATAATAAGCAGCCCCGGGATATTTCACCAGGTATGGAAGTTCGTAAAACCCGGCCTTCCGGAAAATATATCCAGCTCATTTACTGTCTGGCTCGTACCGATAATAACGCTTTTTCTTGCGGGAATAGTTTTTACGTATTTTGTGATATTGCCCGCAGGCTTAACCTTCCTTGTGAATTTATCCAAAAAAATCGCAAACCCCATGTTCACTCTGGACAGCTATATATCTTTCATCCTGTCTATAATCCTTCTAGGAGGAGTGGTCTTTGAGATGCCTGTATTATCCGCGTTCCTTGCCCAGGCAGGGATTTTAAGGTCATCTTTTATGAAAAGAAAAAGGAAAGAGGCTTTTTTCGGGCTTCTTGTCATTGCAGCCGTAATTACTCCGACAACGGATATTTTTAATATGATGCTTTTTGCCCTGCCTATGCTTGCGCTTTATGAAATAAGCATTTTAGCCGTAGTATTTATCGAAAAAACAAAAAAAAGATTGCTGATAAACCCTGCAATCTCTGATTACGTTGATTGA
- the tatA gene encoding twin-arginine translocase TatA/TatE family subunit, translating to MLGLGFQEILVLFLIALLLFGSTKLPGIGKSLGKSIREFKKAVSSEEEKDDDTDKEQKI from the coding sequence ATGTTAGGGCTTGGATTTCAGGAAATACTTGTACTTTTTCTTATCGCTCTTTTGTTATTTGGTTCGACAAAACTTCCTGGGATAGGCAAATCCCTCGGAAAATCTATAAGAGAATTCAAGAAAGCAGTGAGCAGCGAAGAAGAAAAAGACGATGACACCGATAAAGAGCAGAAAATCTAA
- a CDS encoding LysE family translocator, with protein MIKASLLALVSFILGLFAAIPTGSVQVEVIKRALHDRIKPALAVIAGAFIADSFYGFVAFFGIVPLLMNKTVMGFFALASSLILAVLAFYTFRHANRIHIGDMQHFILRSKRVSFLIGLSLGAANPVIIFWWLLSAKLITDIGLYLSPHYSFTLIVVISGAMGLAFYLVLFAVIISWAKKFISNRFIKWINIFLGVFLACLAVYFFIDSMVKIF; from the coding sequence ATGATTAAAGCTTCTTTGCTTGCTCTTGTTTCTTTTATTCTTGGCCTCTTTGCCGCTATACCTACAGGTTCGGTGCAGGTTGAAGTTATAAAGCGCGCTTTGCATGACCGTATCAAACCTGCCCTTGCGGTAATAGCGGGAGCTTTCATTGCAGATTCGTTTTACGGATTCGTTGCCTTTTTCGGTATAGTACCTTTACTCATGAATAAGACTGTCATGGGATTCTTCGCGCTTGCAAGCTCTTTGATCCTTGCGGTACTTGCATTTTATACTTTTAGACACGCAAACAGGATACATATCGGAGATATGCAGCACTTTATTTTGAGAAGCAAACGCGTGTCTTTCTTGATAGGACTTTCCCTGGGCGCTGCAAACCCTGTGATAATTTTCTGGTGGCTCCTGTCGGCAAAACTGATCACAGATATCGGCTTATACCTGTCGCCTCATTATAGCTTTACTTTGATCGTAGTTATATCGGGAGCCATGGGGCTTGCATTTTACCTGGTCCTATTTGCGGTCATTATCAGCTGGGCAAAAAAATTCATTTCAAACAGGTTCATAAAATGGATCAATATATTCCTGGGTGTCTTTCTTGCATGTTTAGCCGTTTATTTCTTCATTGATTCCATGGTAAAAATATTCTAG
- a CDS encoding BrnT family toxin, with protein sequence MKLAHFEWDLDKDAINRQKHNVSFSLAQRAFADVKRIIYEDFKHSDNEKRYYCFGKVEDEIITVRFTYRGNVIRIIGAGYWRKGRKIYEKENNLHG encoded by the coding sequence ATGAAATTAGCTCATTTTGAATGGGATTTAGATAAGGATGCAATAAACCGACAAAAACATAATGTATCGTTTAGTCTTGCTCAACGTGCATTTGCTGATGTTAAACGTATTATATATGAAGATTTTAAACACAGTGATAATGAAAAGAGATATTATTGTTTTGGAAAAGTTGAAGATGAGATAATAACAGTCAGGTTTACGTATAGGGGGAATGTTATAAGAATTATAGGAGCTGGTTATTGGAGAAAAGGGAGAAAAATTTATGAAAAAGAAAATAACTTACACGGATGA
- a CDS encoding CopG family transcriptional regulator, producing the protein MKKKITYTDEPIEGKRIKDFIPSPENLLFKEENVRVTITLSKRSIEYFKRWANRQHAHYQTMMRKVLDTYAMHHAK; encoded by the coding sequence ATGAAAAAGAAAATAACTTACACGGATGAGCCAATTGAAGGAAAAAGGATTAAAGATTTTATTCCTTCACCGGAGAATCTTCTGTTCAAGGAAGAAAATGTTAGAGTAACGATAACGTTAAGCAAAAGAAGTATAGAATACTTTAAGAGATGGGCTAATAGACAGCATGCACATTACCAGACTATGATGCGGAAAGTCTTAGATACTTATGCGATGCATCACGCCAAATAA